The proteins below come from a single Mycolicibacterium sp. TY81 genomic window:
- a CDS encoding ABC transporter permease, protein MGAFALVELQKLRYDRTELVTRTIQPALWLLIFGQTFSRLHVINTGSVPYLSFLAPGIIAQSALFISIFYGIQIVWDRDAGILAKLMVTPSPASALITGKAFAAGVRSIAQVIGVLVIALLMGIHLSFNPLHILAAMAVVMLGSAFFACLSMTLAGLVRNRDRLMGIGQAITMPLFFASNALYPVDIMPGWLRALSTVNPLSYEVNALRSLLLGTPGHTLLDIAVLAVAAVVGIAAASALLRRLVR, encoded by the coding sequence ATGGGCGCCTTCGCTCTGGTCGAATTGCAGAAGCTGCGCTACGACCGCACCGAGTTGGTCACCCGGACGATCCAGCCCGCCCTGTGGCTGCTGATCTTCGGCCAGACCTTCTCGCGGCTGCATGTCATCAACACCGGCAGCGTGCCGTACCTGTCGTTCCTGGCGCCGGGGATCATCGCCCAGTCGGCGCTGTTCATCTCGATCTTCTACGGCATCCAGATCGTCTGGGACCGTGATGCCGGCATCCTGGCCAAACTGATGGTGACCCCGTCGCCGGCCTCGGCGCTGATCACCGGCAAGGCGTTCGCGGCGGGAGTCCGCTCGATAGCGCAGGTGATCGGGGTTCTGGTGATCGCCCTGCTGATGGGCATCCATCTCAGCTTCAACCCGCTGCACATCCTGGCCGCCATGGCGGTCGTGATGCTCGGGTCGGCGTTCTTCGCTTGTCTGTCAATGACTCTGGCGGGGCTGGTCCGCAACCGCGACCGCCTGATGGGCATCGGCCAGGCCATCACCATGCCGCTGTTCTTCGCCTCCAACGCGCTGTATCCGGTGGACATCATGCCGGGCTGGCTGCGCGCGCTCTCCACCGTCAACCCGCTGTCGTACGAAGTGAACGCGCTGCGCTCGCTTCTGCTGGGCACGCCCGGCCACACCCTGCTGGACATCGCGGTCCTGGCCGTAGCCGCGGTGGTGGGGATCGCCGCGGCCTCGGCCCTGCTGCGCCGCCTGGTGCGGTGA
- a CDS encoding enoyl-CoA hydratase/isomerase family protein — protein sequence MFPAYRTLLTGFDGGVVTLTLNRPEWRNAFGDGMREELADAYTRCDQADDVRAVVLTGAPPAFCAGADLAAGDETFAAPGPEFSAAGIPVPAWSLSKPVIAAVNGHAIGLGLTLALQCDIRIFAADARYGVVQVRRGVVGDAYSHWALPRLVGIARAAEILLTGTTFDGRRAAELGIASRVLPADEVLPAALAVAHDIADNTAPMSVAASKRLLWDSFDLSRDEVGRRETEIHLAVMAHDDAREGVRALQAGRLPRWSGRPVDPTR from the coding sequence GTGTTCCCCGCATACCGCACGCTGCTGACCGGCTTCGACGGCGGTGTGGTGACGCTGACGCTGAACCGGCCCGAGTGGCGCAACGCCTTTGGTGACGGGATGCGGGAAGAACTCGCCGACGCCTACACCCGGTGCGACCAGGCCGACGACGTGCGCGCCGTCGTGCTGACCGGGGCGCCGCCGGCATTCTGCGCCGGGGCCGACCTGGCCGCGGGTGACGAGACGTTCGCGGCGCCGGGCCCGGAGTTCAGTGCCGCCGGCATCCCGGTTCCGGCGTGGTCGTTGAGCAAGCCGGTGATCGCGGCGGTCAACGGGCACGCCATCGGGCTGGGGCTCACCCTGGCGCTGCAGTGCGATATCCGGATTTTCGCCGCGGACGCCCGCTACGGCGTCGTGCAGGTGCGCCGCGGGGTGGTGGGGGACGCCTACTCGCATTGGGCATTGCCGCGATTGGTCGGCATCGCCCGGGCTGCGGAAATCCTGTTGACGGGAACGACTTTCGACGGTCGCCGCGCCGCGGAGCTCGGCATCGCGAGCCGCGTGCTGCCCGCTGATGAGGTGCTGCCGGCCGCGCTGGCGGTGGCCCACGACATTGCGGACAACACCGCGCCGATGTCGGTGGCCGCCAGCAAGCGGCTGCTCTGGGACTCGTTCGACCTGTCGCGCGACGAGGTGGGCCGGCGGGAGACGGAGATTCATCTCGCGGTGATGGCGCATGACGACGCCAGGGAGGGTGTGCGGGCGCTGCAGGCCGGGCGGTTGCCGCGGTGGTCGGGCCGGCCGGTGGATCCGACGCGTTAG
- a CDS encoding ATP-binding cassette domain-containing protein has protein sequence MSTPAIECDHVTHRYGDFTAVDDLSLTVDVGETMGLLGPNGAGKTTLVRLLTTLTPVQHGQVRIFGLDAGRRTMDIRQNLGYVPQQLSIESALTGRQNVDLFARLYDVPRRERRDRVDDALRAMQLLDVADRPAKTYSGGMVRRLELAQALVNRPSLLILDEPTVGLDPIARDSVWTQVANMQREFGMTVLLTTHYMEEADALCDRVALMHHGVLQAVGSPTDLKAALGPAATLEDVFRHYAGSDLSGDDDRQTLKDVRAGRRTARRVS, from the coding sequence ATGAGTACTCCCGCCATCGAATGCGACCACGTCACGCACCGCTACGGCGATTTCACCGCCGTCGACGACCTGAGCCTCACCGTCGACGTGGGGGAAACCATGGGACTGCTCGGCCCGAACGGCGCCGGCAAGACCACCCTGGTACGCCTGCTCACCACCCTGACGCCCGTGCAGCACGGGCAGGTGCGCATCTTCGGGCTCGACGCCGGCCGCCGCACCATGGATATCCGTCAGAACCTCGGCTATGTGCCGCAACAACTCTCGATCGAATCCGCCCTCACCGGACGCCAGAACGTCGACCTGTTCGCGCGGCTGTACGACGTACCGCGCCGCGAGCGCCGCGACAGGGTCGACGACGCGCTGCGCGCCATGCAGCTGCTCGACGTCGCCGACCGGCCCGCCAAGACCTACTCGGGCGGCATGGTTCGGCGGCTGGAGCTGGCGCAGGCGCTGGTGAACCGGCCGTCGCTGCTGATTCTCGATGAACCCACCGTCGGCCTGGATCCCATTGCGCGCGACAGTGTCTGGACGCAGGTGGCGAACATGCAGCGGGAGTTCGGCATGACGGTCCTGCTCACCACGCACTACATGGAGGAAGCCGACGCGTTGTGCGACCGGGTTGCCCTCATGCACCACGGCGTTCTACAGGCCGTCGGGTCGCCCACCGATCTGAAGGCGGCGCTCGGTCCGGCTGCCACGCTCGAGGACGTGTTCCGGCACTACGCCGGGTCCGACCTGTCCGGGGACGACGACCGCCAGACCTTGAAGGACGTCCGCGCTGGAAGGAGGACGGCCCGTCGTGTCAGTTGA
- a CDS encoding maltokinase, which produces MDPQLTEYLTQQRWYAGRNRELTGAEPALVVALRDDVDLVLLDVSYDDGPGERYQLVLRQGDGEVGDALGDPEVATLLLGLIADSATIGPVSFAAEPDAELPAGETARVMGAEQSNTSVVFDEAAILKLFRRVTSGVNPDIELTRVLSRAGSPHVAPLLGTMSLDGGPETALGMLARFADNAAEGWDMAVASTRDLYAEGDLYANEVGGDFAGESERLGQSVAAVHATLAAELGTATALFPVETMLERLAAVTASVPQVREYAAAIEGRYRALEGQPITVQRIHGDLHLGQVLRTPETWLLIDFEGEPGQSLDQRRVPDSPLRDVAGMLRSYQYAAFQRLTEGGGNEQRRKQLAARAREWADRNRAAFCTGYAEAGGAEPDAELLAAYELDKAVYEAGYEARHRPHWLDLPLGAIANIVGG; this is translated from the coding sequence ATGGATCCACAGTTGACCGAATACCTGACCCAGCAGCGCTGGTACGCCGGCCGCAACCGGGAGCTGACCGGCGCCGAACCGGCGCTGGTGGTGGCGCTGCGCGACGACGTCGACCTGGTGCTGCTCGACGTCAGCTACGACGACGGGCCCGGCGAGCGGTACCAGCTGGTGCTGCGCCAGGGTGACGGCGAGGTCGGTGACGCCCTCGGTGACCCGGAAGTCGCGACCCTGCTGCTCGGCTTGATCGCCGACTCGGCGACGATCGGTCCGGTCTCCTTTGCCGCGGAGCCCGACGCCGAGCTGCCCGCGGGCGAGACGGCGCGCGTGATGGGCGCCGAACAGAGCAACACCAGTGTCGTGTTCGACGAAGCCGCCATCCTCAAGCTGTTCCGCCGCGTCACATCCGGCGTGAATCCCGACATCGAGCTGACCCGGGTGCTGAGCCGCGCCGGCAGCCCGCATGTGGCGCCGCTGCTGGGGACGATGTCGTTGGACGGCGGACCGGAGACGGCGCTGGGCATGCTGGCCCGCTTCGCCGACAACGCCGCCGAGGGCTGGGACATGGCAGTCGCCAGTACCCGGGACCTCTACGCCGAGGGCGACCTGTATGCCAACGAGGTCGGCGGCGACTTCGCGGGAGAATCGGAGCGGCTCGGGCAGTCCGTCGCCGCGGTGCACGCGACGCTGGCCGCTGAACTGGGCACGGCCACGGCGCTGTTTCCGGTCGAGACGATGCTGGAGCGGCTGGCCGCGGTGACCGCGTCGGTGCCACAGGTCCGCGAGTACGCCGCGGCCATCGAGGGTCGCTACCGCGCGCTCGAGGGGCAGCCGATCACGGTGCAACGGATTCACGGCGACCTGCATCTCGGCCAGGTGCTGCGCACCCCCGAGACCTGGCTGCTGATCGACTTCGAAGGCGAACCCGGGCAGTCACTGGATCAGCGCCGGGTACCCGACTCACCGCTGCGGGACGTCGCCGGAATGCTGCGGTCCTATCAGTACGCGGCGTTCCAGCGGCTGACCGAGGGCGGCGGCAACGAGCAGCGCCGCAAGCAACTCGCGGCGCGTGCGAGGGAATGGGCCGACCGCAACCGGGCGGCGTTCTGCACAGGCTATGCCGAGGCCGGCGGTGCCGAGCCCGACGCGGAACTGCTCGCCGCCTACGAGCTCGACAAGGCGGTGTACGAAGCCGGATACGAGGCCCGGCACCGGCCGCACTGGCTGGACCTGCCGCTGGGAGCGATCGCGAACATCGTCGGCGGTTAG
- the treS gene encoding maltose alpha-D-glucosyltransferase, protein MDASNGGVEHPSAADFGHARVLPEDRTWFKRAVFYEVLVRAFYDSDADGSGDLRGLTERLDYLKWLGVDCIWLPPFYDSPLRDGGYDIRDFYKVLPEFGTVEDFVALLDAAHRRGIRVITDLVMNHTSDTHAWFQESRRDPTGPYGDFYVWSDTSEKYQDARVIFVDTEESNWTFDAVRKQFYWHRFFSHQPDLNYDNPAVQEAMIDVLRFWLDLGIDGFRLDAVPYLFERQGTNCENLPETHAFLKRCRKVIDDEFPGRVLLAEANQWPADVVEYFGDPETGGDECHMAFHFPLMPRIFMAVRRESRFPISEILAQTPPIPDLAQWGIFLRNHDELTLEMVTDEERDYMYSEYAKDPRMKANVGIRRRLAPLLENDRNQTELFTALLLSLPGSPVLYYGDEIGMGDIIWLGDRDGVRTPMQWSPDRNAGFSTANPGRLYVPPSQDPVYGYQAVNVEAQRDTSNSLLNWTRTMLAVRRRHDAFAVGSFRELGGSNPSALTYVRELVRDDGEADTVLCVNNLSRFPQPVELNLQHWNGYTPVELTGQVEFPRIGELPYLLTLPGHGFYWFSLRAPVGEEP, encoded by the coding sequence ATGGACGCCTCCAACGGTGGCGTGGAACATCCAAGCGCCGCGGACTTCGGACACGCGCGAGTCCTCCCAGAGGACCGCACCTGGTTCAAGCGCGCGGTTTTCTATGAGGTGTTGGTCCGCGCCTTCTACGACTCAGACGCCGACGGCTCAGGTGACCTCCGAGGTCTCACCGAGCGACTCGACTATTTGAAATGGCTTGGTGTCGACTGTATTTGGTTGCCACCGTTCTACGACTCCCCGCTGCGCGACGGTGGCTACGACATCCGCGACTTCTACAAGGTGCTGCCGGAGTTCGGCACCGTCGAGGACTTCGTCGCCCTGCTGGACGCCGCGCACCGGCGCGGTATCCGCGTCATCACCGACCTGGTGATGAACCACACCTCCGACACCCACGCGTGGTTCCAGGAGTCCCGCCGCGACCCCACCGGGCCCTACGGTGACTTCTACGTCTGGAGCGACACCAGCGAGAAGTACCAGGATGCGCGCGTCATCTTCGTCGACACCGAAGAGTCCAACTGGACCTTCGACGCCGTGCGCAAACAGTTCTACTGGCACCGCTTCTTCTCCCACCAGCCCGACCTGAACTACGACAACCCGGCCGTGCAGGAAGCGATGATCGATGTGCTGCGCTTCTGGCTGGACCTGGGCATCGACGGCTTCCGGCTGGACGCGGTGCCCTACCTGTTCGAGCGTCAGGGCACCAACTGCGAGAACCTGCCCGAGACGCACGCCTTCCTCAAGCGGTGCCGCAAGGTGATCGACGACGAGTTCCCGGGCCGGGTCCTGCTGGCCGAGGCGAACCAGTGGCCGGCCGATGTCGTCGAATACTTCGGCGACCCGGAGACCGGCGGCGACGAGTGCCACATGGCCTTCCATTTCCCGCTGATGCCAAGAATTTTCATGGCGGTCCGGCGGGAGTCGCGGTTCCCGATCTCAGAAATCCTGGCCCAGACCCCGCCCATCCCCGACCTGGCGCAGTGGGGCATCTTCCTGCGCAACCACGACGAGCTCACGTTGGAGATGGTCACCGACGAAGAGCGCGACTACATGTACTCCGAGTACGCCAAGGACCCGCGGATGAAGGCCAACGTCGGCATCCGCCGGCGCCTGGCCCCGCTGCTGGAGAACGACCGCAACCAGACCGAACTGTTCACCGCGTTGCTGTTGTCGCTGCCCGGGTCGCCGGTGTTGTACTACGGCGACGAGATCGGGATGGGCGACATCATCTGGCTCGGTGACCGCGACGGCGTCCGCACCCCGATGCAGTGGTCGCCCGACCGCAACGCGGGGTTCTCCACGGCCAACCCCGGCCGGCTGTACGTCCCGCCGAGCCAGGATCCGGTGTACGGCTACCAGGCGGTGAATGTCGAAGCGCAGCGCGACACCTCGAACTCCCTGCTCAACTGGACGCGCACCATGCTCGCGGTGCGGCGGCGGCACGACGCGTTCGCCGTGGGCTCGTTCCGGGAACTCGGCGGCTCCAATCCATCGGCACTCACCTATGTGCGCGAACTCGTGCGAGACGACGGTGAGGCTGACACTGTTTTGTGCGTCAACAATCTGTCCCGTTTCCCCCAGCCGGTCGAATTGAACCTGCAGCATTGGAACGGCTATACGCCGGTTGAACTGACCGGCCAGGTCGAGTTCCCCCGCATCGGGGAACTGCCCTACCTGTTGACACTGCCCGGGCATGGTTTCTACTGGTTCTCGTTGCGTGCGCCCGTCGGTGAGGAGCCGTGA
- a CDS encoding TIGR03668 family PPOX class F420-dependent oxidoreductase, producing MSDPAALFSAAPVAVLATVSAEGQPHVVPVVFAVSGDRLYTAVDAKRKSTQHLRRLDNIAANPRVSLLAEEYDDDWSHLWWARADGIATVHPSGDEMAIGYSLLRAKYHQYDRVALDGPVIRVAISRWSSWHA from the coding sequence ATGTCCGACCCGGCCGCCCTGTTCTCCGCCGCGCCCGTCGCCGTGCTGGCGACGGTGTCCGCCGAGGGCCAGCCGCATGTGGTCCCCGTGGTCTTCGCGGTCAGCGGGGACCGGCTCTATACGGCGGTGGACGCCAAGCGGAAGTCGACGCAGCATCTGCGGCGGTTGGACAACATCGCGGCCAACCCGCGCGTGAGCCTGCTCGCCGAGGAGTACGACGACGACTGGTCCCACCTCTGGTGGGCCCGCGCCGACGGCATCGCCACCGTGCACCCCAGCGGGGACGAGATGGCGATCGGCTACTCACTGCTGCGGGCCAAGTACCACCAGTACGACCGGGTGGCGCTGGACGGCCCGGTGATCCGGGTCGCGATCAGCCGCTGGAGTTCCTGGCACGCTTGA
- a CDS encoding HugZ family protein, with product MATRDHGDPGDAPTIPPPLAEIVNPNRPSAAEEARTIAASTNTGTLATLTADGDPWASMVTYGLLGGAPVLCVSNLAEHGRNLAGDQRASISIIAASTDKDPLAGGRVTLAGRVARPEGAERDAARDAHVAAVPAAKYYIDYSDFALWVLHVDRVRWVGGYGRMDSTTGADYAAAQPDPVTPAAAGAIAHLNADHADSLAAMARVLGGYPDTESATCTGADRYGLDLRVNTARGMAYTRVGYPQPLQSIDELRSATVELARLSRQV from the coding sequence GTGGCGACACGCGATCATGGCGACCCAGGTGATGCTCCGACGATCCCGCCGCCGCTGGCCGAAATCGTCAACCCGAACCGGCCGTCGGCCGCCGAAGAGGCCCGCACCATCGCGGCCTCGACGAACACCGGCACCCTGGCAACCCTGACGGCCGACGGCGATCCGTGGGCGTCGATGGTCACCTACGGACTGCTCGGCGGCGCGCCGGTGCTGTGCGTCTCGAATCTCGCCGAGCACGGCCGCAACCTCGCCGGCGATCAGCGGGCCAGTATCTCGATCATTGCGGCCAGCACCGACAAGGATCCGCTGGCCGGTGGCCGGGTGACCCTGGCCGGACGGGTGGCGCGGCCCGAGGGGGCCGAACGTGACGCCGCCCGAGACGCCCACGTCGCGGCGGTGCCGGCCGCCAAGTACTACATCGACTACAGCGACTTCGCCTTGTGGGTGCTGCATGTCGACCGGGTCCGGTGGGTCGGCGGCTACGGCCGGATGGATTCGACGACGGGCGCGGATTACGCTGCGGCCCAGCCGGATCCGGTGACGCCCGCGGCTGCCGGGGCGATCGCGCACTTGAACGCCGACCACGCGGACTCGCTGGCGGCCATGGCCCGGGTCCTGGGCGGATACCCCGACACCGAGTCGGCGACCTGCACCGGCGCCGACCGCTACGGCCTGGATTTGCGGGTCAACACTGCGCGCGGCATGGCCTACACCCGGGTCGGATACCCGCAGCCCCTCCAGTCCATCGATGAATTACGTTCCGCGACAGTCGAATTGGCTCGGCTGTCCCGTCAGGTTTAG
- a CDS encoding cellulase family glycosylhydrolase — protein sequence MRNVTKIAAAVFTVAAVSAAATETLANSPATIPFIPTGISQSASSVGFADSDVYGMNADDINHTFDLMSATGVRTVRIIIPWAGIEGTQGSFNWGQVDTVVGAANARHMSVVGAIVATPAWAVAPGAIPISSPPAAAAVYGDFAGAVAAHYRGRVDAYEIWNEPNAVMSWTSGPQGPEPAVYADMLKASYPKIKAADRGAVVIGGVVGAVVSFGSLTLDPVTFIQRMYAAGAAGSFDALSFHPYHYNLKFSAGAGVPNSPLSQTDGIHQAMAANGDGGKKIWATEYGEPNSAVDEATQADYIRDFLAKWRTLPYAGPSYIYTTRDRVTGSSNPEESIGVYRSDWTPKPAQAAVKAMA from the coding sequence TTGCGCAACGTCACCAAGATCGCTGCAGCAGTCTTCACCGTCGCGGCAGTTTCCGCCGCCGCCACCGAAACCCTGGCCAATTCCCCGGCCACCATTCCGTTCATCCCGACGGGCATCAGCCAGTCGGCCAGCAGCGTCGGCTTCGCCGATTCCGACGTCTACGGTATGAACGCCGACGACATCAACCACACCTTCGACCTGATGTCGGCGACCGGTGTGCGCACCGTCCGCATCATCATTCCGTGGGCCGGCATCGAGGGCACCCAGGGCAGCTTCAACTGGGGCCAGGTCGACACCGTCGTCGGTGCGGCCAATGCCCGCCACATGTCGGTCGTCGGCGCCATCGTCGCGACGCCGGCCTGGGCCGTGGCGCCGGGCGCCATCCCGATCAGCAGCCCGCCGGCCGCGGCCGCGGTGTACGGCGATTTCGCCGGCGCGGTGGCCGCGCATTACCGGGGCCGCGTGGACGCCTATGAGATCTGGAACGAGCCCAACGCCGTGATGTCCTGGACGTCCGGCCCGCAGGGCCCGGAGCCCGCCGTCTACGCCGACATGCTCAAGGCGTCGTACCCGAAGATCAAGGCCGCCGATCGTGGCGCCGTCGTCATCGGCGGTGTGGTCGGCGCGGTCGTGTCGTTCGGCTCGCTGACCCTGGACCCCGTGACCTTCATCCAGCGCATGTACGCCGCCGGAGCGGCCGGTTCGTTCGACGCGCTGTCGTTCCACCCGTACCACTACAACCTGAAGTTCTCGGCCGGCGCCGGAGTGCCCAACTCACCGCTGAGCCAGACCGACGGCATCCATCAGGCCATGGCGGCCAACGGTGACGGCGGCAAGAAGATCTGGGCCACCGAGTACGGCGAGCCCAACTCGGCTGTCGACGAGGCCACGCAGGCCGACTACATCCGCGACTTCCTGGCCAAGTGGCGCACCCTGCCCTACGCCGGTCCGTCGTACATCTACACCACGCGCGACCGTGTCACCGGCAGCTCGAACCCCGAGGAATCCATCGGCGTCTACCGCTCCGACTGGACCCCGAAGCCGGCTCAGGCCGCCGTCAAGGCCATGGCCTGA
- a CDS encoding MarR family winged helix-turn-helix transcriptional regulator, which translates to MPAHTAPAPDLTTDLFHTVGTFRRQLRRTAGGSFAGVTQSQAELLRLVGRRPGISVREAAQELGLAANTASTLVSKLVADNLLVRTVDPDDRRIGRLRLTEPAQQLADQTRASRRAALDVVLNQLSTEQIDDLSKGLTVLAEMTRMLQESRP; encoded by the coding sequence GTGCCCGCCCACACCGCCCCCGCCCCGGACCTCACGACCGACCTGTTCCACACGGTCGGCACGTTCCGCCGGCAGCTGCGCCGGACCGCCGGCGGGAGCTTCGCAGGCGTCACCCAGTCGCAGGCCGAACTGCTCAGACTCGTCGGCCGCCGGCCCGGCATCTCGGTCCGGGAAGCCGCACAGGAACTGGGCCTGGCCGCCAACACCGCGTCGACACTGGTCTCCAAGCTGGTCGCGGACAACCTCCTGGTCCGCACCGTCGACCCCGACGACCGCCGCATCGGGCGCCTCCGGCTGACCGAGCCGGCCCAGCAGCTCGCCGATCAGACCAGGGCCTCCCGCCGGGCCGCCCTCGATGTCGTGCTCAATCAACTCAGCACCGAGCAAATCGATGATCTGTCAAAGGGTTTGACCGTCCTGGCCGAGATGACCCGAATGCTCCAGGAGAGCCGGCCATGA
- a CDS encoding orotate phosphoribosyltransferase produces the protein MSDRPASWEAAFDLIRTRGYERREEPFRLASGQLSHDYIDGKFAIDNGVSLTTVSKAVAELAALRGIEFDAVGGLTMGADPLAHGVAMVTGKAWFSVRKEQKARGREQWIEGTRIEPGTRVLLVDDVISTGGSTEIAYDRVTSLGAVVTGVIPMVDRGDIATGRFAKRGVPFAALVSYRDLGIEPVKDV, from the coding sequence ATGTCTGATCGCCCCGCAAGCTGGGAAGCCGCATTCGACCTGATCCGCACGCGCGGCTACGAGCGCCGCGAGGAGCCGTTCCGGCTGGCGAGCGGGCAGCTCAGCCACGACTACATCGACGGCAAGTTCGCCATCGACAACGGCGTCAGCCTGACGACCGTCAGCAAGGCCGTGGCGGAACTCGCCGCGCTGCGCGGCATCGAGTTCGACGCCGTCGGCGGCCTGACCATGGGCGCCGACCCGCTGGCGCACGGCGTCGCGATGGTCACCGGCAAGGCCTGGTTCTCGGTCCGCAAGGAACAGAAGGCCCGCGGCCGTGAGCAGTGGATCGAGGGCACCCGCATCGAACCGGGCACCCGGGTCCTGCTGGTCGACGACGTGATCAGCACCGGCGGCTCCACCGAAATCGCCTACGACCGCGTCACCTCCCTCGGCGCGGTGGTCACCGGCGTCATCCCGATGGTCGACCGCGGCGACATCGCCACCGGCCGCTTCGCCAAGCGCGGCGTGCCGTTTGCCGCGCTCGTCAGCTACCGCGACCTCGGCATCGAACCGGTCAAGGACGTCTAA